The DNA window TGATGCAGGATGCGCTCGTTTTTTATATGTTAGAGGTTGGCCTAGTCGCTTATATTTTTTATGAAACGGACGAGAAATTAGAAGGTGTCCTTATATATAAGTGAAAAACTCTAATTAGGAAAAAAATAACAAGGTTAATGAGTTTTAGTGAGGAGTAAAGTCAACTAAACAATTTAAAAGGAGGGAATTATTAATGGAAATTCTATGGATGCTAATTGTAGGTGGAATTATTGGGTGGCTCGCCGGTTTAATTACAGGATGCGACGTTCCTGAAGGTATTAATGGTAATATTATCGCTGGCTTTATTGGTTCTTGGTTAGGCGGCCTTATCTTGGGAAGTT is part of the Priestia aryabhattai genome and encodes:
- a CDS encoding GlsB/YeaQ/YmgE family stress response membrane protein; this encodes MEILWMLIVGGIIGWLAGLITGCDVPEGINGNIIAGFIGSWLGGLILGSLGPVIGGFAIIPAIIGSIILVLIVSFLLRKMGQKKNHGHHV